The following proteins come from a genomic window of Nostoc sp. TCL26-01:
- a CDS encoding DciA family protein — MSLKSVNDILSVLQKQAKWQEQPFQQVCQYWAEVVGVIIAAETQPLSVQRDVLRVATSSAAWAQNLTFSRQKLLLKLNEKLSQPLVDIRFATAGWQYHPPVVESESTVNQHPSFLGDLADDVYDGKVAPINQDVNQVFQNWAKMRQERSQDLPLCPHCQCPTPPGELQRWGVCAFCSVK, encoded by the coding sequence ATGTCTTTAAAATCTGTCAATGATATTTTAAGTGTTTTGCAAAAGCAAGCTAAATGGCAAGAACAACCATTTCAGCAAGTGTGTCAATATTGGGCGGAAGTTGTGGGGGTGATAATTGCTGCCGAAACTCAACCTTTATCAGTGCAACGTGATGTCTTACGAGTGGCAACTTCTAGTGCTGCTTGGGCGCAGAATTTGACATTTAGCCGCCAAAAATTACTTTTGAAGTTAAATGAAAAGCTATCTCAGCCTTTAGTAGATATTCGTTTTGCTACGGCTGGTTGGCAATATCATCCACCTGTGGTTGAGTCAGAATCAACGGTGAATCAACATCCCAGTTTTTTGGGTGATTTGGCTGATGATGTCTATGATGGTAAAGTTGCACCTATAAATCAAGATGTTAATCAGGTGTTCCAGAATTGGGCCAAGATGAGACAAGAGCGATCGCAAGATTTACCCCTCTGCCCTCATTGCCAATGCCCGACACCTCCCGGTGAACTCCAACGCTGGGGCGTTTGTGCATTTTGTAGCGTTAAATAG
- a CDS encoding PspA/IM30 family protein, with protein MELIKRIQRVIRANLNSVLASTEDPEKILEQTVMEMQENLLRLRQGVAQAIATQKRTERQAASAQSTAEEWYRRAQLAIQQGNEPLAREALTKRQAYVQTATTLTQQRGEQVEIVDRLKKDMRTLELKIAEAKTKKDMYIARARSAEASYKLQEMLSGTSATSSLSAFERMEEKVLQIEAKSELINQLGSDDLQKKFATLEAAQDIDTEIAAMKTQALHEAEKPPQLPSGSGE; from the coding sequence ATGGAATTAATCAAGCGTATCCAACGGGTGATTCGCGCTAACCTCAACAGTGTGCTAGCCAGTACAGAAGATCCAGAAAAAATTCTGGAACAAACCGTCATGGAAATGCAAGAAAATTTACTGCGACTGCGACAGGGAGTAGCACAAGCGATCGCCACCCAAAAACGCACAGAACGCCAAGCAGCATCGGCTCAATCCACAGCAGAAGAATGGTATCGTCGCGCCCAATTAGCCATCCAACAAGGTAATGAACCTTTAGCCAGAGAAGCCTTGACAAAACGCCAAGCTTATGTACAAACTGCCACCACCCTGACTCAACAAAGAGGAGAGCAAGTAGAAATAGTAGATAGACTCAAAAAAGATATGCGGACACTGGAGTTAAAAATTGCCGAAGCAAAAACCAAAAAGGATATGTACATTGCTCGCGCTCGTTCAGCCGAAGCATCGTATAAACTCCAAGAAATGTTAAGCGGTACATCTGCAACTAGCAGCTTGAGTGCTTTTGAGCGCATGGAAGAAAAAGTTTTGCAAATAGAAGCCAAATCAGAACTCATCAATCAACTCGGCAGTGACGACTTACAAAAAAAATTCGCTACTCTAGAAGCTGCCCAAGACATTGACACCGAAATAGCAGCCATGAAAACCCAAGCCCTACACGAAGCTGAAAAGCCTCCGCAACTGCCATCTGGGAGTGGGGAGTGA
- a CDS encoding PspA/IM30 family protein, whose product MGLFDRIKRVVSANLNDLVNKAEDPEKMLEQAILEMQEDLVQLRQGVAQTIAAQKRTEKQYTDAQNEINKWQRNAQLALQKGDENLARQALERKKTYTETSTSLKASLDQQVTQVDTLKRNLIQLESKISEAKTKKEMLKARITTAKAQEQLQGMVRGMNTSSAMAAFERMEEKVLMQEARAQSAAELAGADLETQFAQLEAGSDVDDELAALKASLAPAPEQNLLPPQQQQQQASTPPKSNEVVDSELDALRKQLDQL is encoded by the coding sequence ATGGGATTATTTGATCGCATTAAGCGAGTAGTCAGTGCCAACCTCAACGACTTAGTTAATAAAGCTGAAGATCCAGAAAAAATGCTGGAGCAAGCCATCCTGGAGATGCAGGAAGACTTGGTACAGTTACGCCAAGGTGTAGCCCAAACCATCGCGGCGCAAAAACGTACAGAGAAACAATATACTGATGCCCAAAATGAAATTAATAAGTGGCAACGTAATGCTCAATTGGCATTGCAAAAAGGTGATGAGAACCTAGCACGACAAGCCCTTGAACGGAAAAAAACTTATACCGAAACCAGTACATCTCTCAAAGCTAGTCTAGATCAACAAGTCACTCAAGTAGACACCCTCAAGCGTAACCTCATCCAGCTAGAAAGCAAAATTTCTGAAGCCAAAACCAAGAAAGAAATGCTCAAAGCCCGGATTACCACCGCCAAAGCCCAAGAACAACTTCAAGGGATGGTGCGCGGGATGAATACCAGCAGTGCTATGGCTGCTTTTGAGCGCATGGAAGAAAAAGTCCTGATGCAAGAAGCCCGCGCCCAATCAGCCGCAGAATTGGCAGGCGCAGACTTAGAAACCCAATTTGCTCAACTAGAAGCTGGTAGCGATGTAGATGATGAATTAGCAGCCTTGAAAGCCTCCTTGGCTCCTGCACCCGAACAGAATCTACTACCCCCACAACAACAACAGCAACAAGCATCCACTCCTCCCAAATCGAACGAAGTGGTTGATTCTGAGTTAGATGCCCTCCGCAAACAATTGGATCAATTGTAA
- a CDS encoding co-chaperone YbbN, protein MSKGVITITDAEFETEVLKAKQPVLVYFWASWCGPCQLMSPLINLAANTYSDRLKVVKLEIDPNPVTVKQYQVEGVPALRLFKGQELLDSTEGVIGKDKLLNFLDSHLNNN, encoded by the coding sequence ATGAGTAAGGGTGTAATCACCATCACTGATGCTGAGTTTGAAACCGAAGTGTTGAAAGCCAAGCAGCCTGTATTAGTTTACTTTTGGGCTTCTTGGTGTGGGCCTTGTCAGCTAATGTCGCCGTTAATTAATCTGGCTGCTAATACCTACAGCGATCGCCTCAAGGTGGTCAAACTAGAAATCGATCCTAATCCTGTTACAGTCAAACAATACCAAGTAGAAGGTGTTCCAGCTCTGAGACTATTTAAAGGACAAGAACTATTAGACTCTACCGAAGGAGTGATTGGCAAAGACAAATTACTCAATTTCCTAGATTCGCATTTAAATAATAATTAG
- a CDS encoding LL-diaminopimelate aminotransferase has translation MTNMQFASRIQPLKSNVFADMDRAKAIALAAGRDLIDLSLGSSDLPAEAHVLEAIAKSLYDPSTHGYLLFNGTREFRQAAADWYAQKFGVTVDPETEVLPLIGSQEGTAHLPLALLNPGDFALLLDPGYPSHAGGVYLASGQIYPMPLQAENDFLPVFTDIPTSVLAQSRMMVLSYPHNPTAAIAPLSFFKEAVAFCQQHNIALVHDFPYVDLVFAGNGDWEKPSSLVPSILQADLDKSVSIEFFTLSKSYNMGGFRIGYAIGNAQLIQALRQIKAAVDFNQYRGILHGAIAALSGPQTGVQTAVATFRQRRDTFIDALHRIGWYVPTPKATMYIWAKLPPHWHQNSIEFCTQLVKQTGVAASPGAGFGKSGEGYVRFALVHEPSILETAVERIAEFL, from the coding sequence ATGACTAATATGCAATTTGCTAGCCGTATACAACCCCTAAAATCTAATGTATTTGCTGATATGGATAGGGCTAAGGCAATCGCCCTAGCAGCAGGTAGAGATTTAATTGATTTGTCTCTAGGATCTTCTGATTTGCCAGCTGAAGCTCATGTTTTGGAGGCGATCGCCAAATCCCTTTATGATCCTAGTACCCACGGTTATTTGTTATTTAATGGTACAAGGGAGTTTCGCCAAGCCGCAGCTGATTGGTACGCACAAAAATTTGGTGTCACAGTTGATCCGGAAACCGAAGTACTACCTTTGATTGGTTCCCAAGAAGGTACAGCGCATTTACCTTTAGCCTTGCTCAATCCTGGTGATTTTGCTCTCCTTCTCGATCCTGGCTATCCTTCTCATGCTGGGGGAGTCTACTTAGCTAGTGGGCAAATCTACCCGATGCCATTGCAGGCAGAAAATGACTTTTTACCAGTATTTACAGATATCCCAACTAGCGTCTTGGCTCAGTCGCGGATGATGGTGTTGAGCTATCCTCATAATCCTACAGCTGCGATCGCTCCTCTGTCTTTCTTCAAGGAAGCCGTCGCTTTCTGTCAACAGCACAATATTGCGCTAGTTCACGATTTCCCTTATGTAGATTTGGTGTTTGCTGGAAATGGGGACTGGGAAAAGCCCTCATCCCTTGTGCCTTCAATTCTCCAAGCTGACCTAGATAAGAGTGTATCTATTGAATTTTTCACTCTTTCCAAGTCTTACAATATGGGTGGATTCCGCATTGGCTACGCTATCGGTAATGCCCAGTTGATTCAGGCTCTGCGACAAATCAAGGCCGCCGTCGATTTTAATCAGTATCGGGGAATTCTGCACGGAGCGATCGCAGCTCTCTCTGGCCCTCAAACAGGAGTGCAAACTGCTGTTGCTACCTTCCGTCAACGGCGTGATACTTTTATTGATGCTTTGCACCGCATCGGTTGGTATGTCCCCACCCCCAAAGCTACAATGTACATCTGGGCAAAGTTACCTCCACATTGGCATCAAAACTCTATAGAATTTTGTACCCAATTAGTGAAACAAACAGGTGTAGCGGCTTCTCCTGGTGCTGGTTTCGGCAAATCTGGCGAAGGATACGTGCGTTTTGCTCTAGTTCACGAGCCATCTATCCTAGAAACTGCTGTTGAGAGAATCGCAGAATTTCTCTAG
- the psbA gene encoding photosystem II q(b) protein produces MTATLQQRQSANVWEQFCNWITSTNNRIYIGWFGVLMIPTLLAATTCFIIAFIAAPPVDIDGIREPVAGSLMYGNNIISGAVVPSSNAIGLHFYPIWEAASLDEWLYNGGPYQLVVFHFLIGVFCYLGREWELSYRLGMRPWICLAFSAPVAAATAVFLVYPIGQGSFSDGMPLGISGTFNFMIVFQAEHNILMHPFHMLGVAGVFGGSLFSAMHGSLVTSSLVRETSENESQNYGYKFGQEEETYNIVAAHGYFGRLIFQYASFNNSRSLHFFLAAWPVIGIWFTALGVSTMAFNLNGFNFNQSIIDSQGRVINTWADIINRANLGMEVMHERNAHNFPLDLAAAESAPVAISAPAIHG; encoded by the coding sequence ATGACCGCAACCTTACAACAGCGCCAAAGCGCCAACGTATGGGAACAGTTCTGCAACTGGATCACCAGCACCAACAACCGCATATACATCGGCTGGTTCGGCGTATTAATGATCCCCACCTTGCTAGCTGCAACCACCTGCTTCATCATCGCCTTCATCGCCGCCCCCCCCGTAGACATCGACGGCATCCGTGAACCAGTAGCAGGTTCATTAATGTACGGAAACAACATCATCTCCGGAGCAGTAGTACCATCATCCAACGCAATTGGACTACACTTCTACCCAATATGGGAAGCAGCATCATTAGACGAGTGGTTATACAACGGAGGTCCATACCAACTAGTAGTATTCCACTTCTTAATCGGAGTATTCTGCTACCTAGGACGTGAATGGGAACTATCATACCGCCTAGGAATGCGTCCATGGATCTGCCTAGCCTTCTCCGCCCCCGTAGCAGCAGCAACAGCAGTATTCTTGGTATACCCAATCGGACAAGGATCATTCTCAGACGGAATGCCCTTGGGTATCTCTGGAACCTTCAACTTCATGATCGTGTTCCAAGCAGAGCATAACATCCTGATGCACCCCTTCCATATGTTAGGAGTAGCAGGAGTATTCGGTGGAAGCTTATTCAGTGCAATGCACGGAAGCTTAGTAACATCTTCCTTAGTTCGTGAAACCAGCGAAAACGAATCACAGAACTACGGCTACAAATTCGGACAAGAAGAAGAAACCTACAACATCGTGGCAGCCCACGGCTACTTCGGTCGTCTCATCTTCCAATACGCATCCTTCAACAACAGCCGTTCCTTGCACTTCTTCCTAGCAGCATGGCCAGTGATTGGTATCTGGTTCACCGCCCTAGGCGTAAGCACAATGGCGTTCAACTTGAACGGATTCAACTTCAACCAATCCATCATCGACTCACAAGGTCGTGTAATCAATACCTGGGCTGACATCATCAACCGCGCTAACTTGGGTATGGAAGTCATGCACGAGCGCAATGCTCACAACTTCCCCTTAGATTTGGCTGCTGCTGAGTCTGCTCCTGTGGCTATCAGCGCTCCTGCTATCCACGGTTAA
- a CDS encoding histidine triad nucleotide-binding protein, translated as MSETTETIFSKIIRREIPANIVYEDDLALAFTDVNPQAPVHILVIPKKPLAKLADAESQDHALLGHLLLTVKRVAEAAGLDNGYRVVINNGVDGGQTVYHLHLHILGGRQMAWPPG; from the coding sequence ATGAGTGAAACCACAGAGACAATTTTTAGCAAAATTATTCGTCGGGAAATTCCCGCCAACATCGTTTATGAGGATGACTTAGCTTTAGCATTTACAGATGTCAATCCCCAAGCACCAGTACATATCCTGGTCATTCCTAAAAAACCCTTGGCAAAGCTAGCTGATGCTGAATCTCAAGATCATGCTCTCTTGGGACATCTTTTGTTAACAGTCAAGCGTGTTGCTGAAGCAGCTGGATTAGACAATGGCTATCGCGTGGTCATAAATAACGGTGTTGATGGAGGTCAAACAGTCTACCACTTACATTTACATATTTTAGGTGGTCGGCAGATGGCTTGGCCTCCCGGTTGA
- a CDS encoding YifB family Mg chelatase-like AAA ATPase, which translates to MLARVWSASIVGIDAVKVGVEVDISGGLPGIVVLGLPDSAVQESRERVKATLKNAGFAFPMRKIVINLTPADLRKEGPCFDLPISVGILAASEQVSADLLGDYLFLGEVSLDGSLRPVAGVLPIAATAKKMGIAGLVVPTDNAQEASVVQGLSVYGCKNICEVVDLLNNPGKHQLVKLDEMEVLPAASYQGADLKEVKAQAHGRRALEIAAAGGHNLIFVGPPGSGKTMLARRLSGILPPLSFSEALEVTRIHSVAGLLKNRGSLVRDRPFRSPHHSASGPSLVGGGSFPRPGEISLSHRGILFLDELTEFKRDVLEFLRQPLEDGYVTISRTRQSVMFPAQFTLVASTNPCPCGYYGDTIQQCTCSPRQREQYWAKLSGPLMDRIDLQVAVNRLKPEEITQQPTGEASVSVRARVQQARDRAINRFQEEPSLCCNAQMQSRHLQKWCKLDDASRNLLEAAIKKLGLSARASDRILKVARTIADLAGDDELKPHHVAEAIQYRTIDRMQ; encoded by the coding sequence ATGCTTGCTAGAGTCTGGAGTGCGTCAATTGTCGGTATCGATGCCGTGAAAGTAGGTGTAGAGGTCGATATATCGGGGGGTTTGCCAGGAATTGTTGTTTTAGGATTACCAGATAGCGCGGTTCAGGAGTCGAGAGAGAGAGTTAAAGCCACATTAAAAAATGCTGGTTTTGCCTTTCCGATGCGAAAAATTGTCATCAATTTAACTCCAGCTGACTTACGCAAAGAAGGCCCTTGTTTTGATTTGCCGATTAGTGTGGGAATTTTGGCTGCTTCTGAACAAGTCAGTGCTGATTTGTTGGGGGATTATCTTTTCTTGGGTGAAGTTTCCTTGGATGGTAGTTTGCGCCCGGTAGCGGGTGTTTTACCAATTGCGGCTACTGCTAAAAAAATGGGAATTGCTGGTTTAGTTGTACCAACTGATAATGCTCAAGAAGCCTCGGTGGTGCAGGGATTATCTGTGTATGGCTGTAAAAATATATGTGAAGTCGTGGATTTGTTAAATAATCCTGGAAAGCACCAGCTTGTAAAGTTAGATGAGATGGAGGTTCTGCCAGCAGCATCTTACCAAGGTGCAGATTTAAAAGAAGTCAAAGCTCAAGCTCATGGTCGCCGGGCTTTAGAAATTGCGGCGGCTGGCGGACACAACCTCATTTTTGTCGGGCCTCCTGGCAGTGGTAAAACCATGCTAGCCAGACGTTTATCAGGTATTTTACCACCATTGAGTTTTAGTGAAGCTTTAGAAGTGACCCGCATTCACTCAGTCGCTGGGTTATTAAAAAATCGTGGTTCTTTAGTACGCGATCGCCCGTTTCGCAGTCCCCACCACTCAGCATCTGGCCCTTCTCTCGTCGGTGGTGGTAGTTTCCCTCGTCCTGGAGAAATTTCTTTATCACATAGAGGTATACTTTTCCTCGATGAACTTACGGAATTTAAGCGAGATGTGTTGGAATTTTTGCGACAACCTTTAGAGGATGGTTACGTAACTATTTCTCGGACAAGACAATCGGTAATGTTTCCAGCACAGTTTACTTTGGTAGCAAGTACTAATCCTTGCCCTTGTGGTTACTATGGCGATACCATCCAACAGTGTACTTGTTCACCCAGACAAAGAGAGCAGTATTGGGCAAAACTTTCTGGCCCTTTAATGGATAGAATTGATTTGCAAGTGGCTGTCAATCGCTTAAAACCAGAAGAAATTACTCAACAGCCCACAGGAGAAGCGTCTGTGTCTGTACGCGCAAGGGTACAACAAGCACGCGATCGCGCTATTAATCGTTTTCAAGAAGAACCCAGTCTATGTTGTAATGCGCAAATGCAAAGTCGCCATCTGCAAAAATGGTGTAAATTAGACGATGCTAGCCGCAATTTGTTAGAAGCCGCAATTAAAAAGTTAGGTTTATCAGCCAGAGCTAGCGATCGCATTCTCAAAGTAGCCCGGACTATTGCAGATTTAGCCGGTGACGATGAACTAAAACCGCATCATGTGGCGGAAGCTATTCAATATCGGACGATAGATAGAATGCAGTGA
- a CDS encoding D-alanine--D-alanine ligase family protein: MTKLRVGLLFGGRSGEHEVSINSARAIATALSAEENANKYEILPFYIQKDGRWLAGEAPQQVLQSGVPLIASENAASATQHDLVSQQQQTIDRWQSPSQVAEVDVWFPILHGPNGEDGTIQGLLTLMQVPFVGSGVLGSALGMDKIAMKMAFEQAGLPQVKYKALTRTQVWSNPCVFPKLCDEIEAALGYPCFVKPANLGSSVGISKVRSRQELENALDQAATYDRRLLVEAGVVAREVECAVLGNDQPQASIVGEITFNSDFYDYETKYTAGQADLLIPAQIPDEISRQIQDMALQAFAAVDAAGLARVDFFYVEATGEVLINEINTLPGFTATSMYPQLWANSGIPFPELVDRLVQLAIERHNPRNS; the protein is encoded by the coding sequence ATGACTAAGTTGCGGGTAGGATTGTTATTTGGTGGTCGTTCTGGGGAGCATGAGGTTTCCATAAATTCAGCACGGGCGATCGCTACAGCCTTAAGTGCTGAGGAGAATGCCAACAAGTACGAAATCTTGCCTTTTTATATCCAAAAGGATGGACGTTGGCTAGCAGGCGAAGCCCCACAACAGGTTCTTCAGTCTGGTGTCCCTCTAATAGCATCTGAAAATGCCGCATCTGCAACCCAACATGATTTAGTATCCCAGCAGCAACAAACAATTGATCGTTGGCAATCACCCTCCCAAGTGGCAGAAGTAGATGTTTGGTTTCCCATTCTCCACGGGCCGAATGGGGAAGATGGGACAATTCAAGGCTTGCTGACTTTAATGCAGGTTCCTTTTGTGGGTTCTGGGGTGTTAGGTTCGGCTTTGGGCATGGATAAAATAGCCATGAAGATGGCTTTTGAGCAAGCTGGACTTCCTCAAGTGAAATATAAGGCTTTAACTAGAACGCAAGTTTGGTCTAATCCTTGTGTGTTTCCTAAATTGTGCGACGAAATCGAAGCGGCTTTGGGTTATCCGTGTTTTGTTAAACCAGCAAATCTTGGTTCTTCTGTGGGTATTAGTAAAGTGCGATCGCGTCAAGAATTAGAGAATGCTTTAGATCAAGCTGCTACTTATGATAGACGTTTACTAGTCGAGGCAGGAGTAGTAGCGAGGGAAGTTGAATGTGCCGTTTTAGGTAATGATCAACCCCAAGCCTCTATCGTTGGGGAGATTACCTTTAATAGCGATTTTTATGATTATGAAACTAAATATACGGCAGGTCAAGCAGATTTACTGATCCCTGCTCAAATTCCCGATGAAATCAGCCGTCAAATTCAGGACATGGCTCTGCAAGCCTTTGCAGCTGTTGACGCTGCTGGGTTAGCAAGGGTAGACTTTTTCTACGTGGAAGCTACAGGAGAAGTGTTGATTAATGAGATCAACACCTTACCAGGCTTTACAGCTACCAGTATGTATCCCCAACTCTGGGCTAATAGCGGCATCCCCTTTCCAGAGTTGGTAGACCGATTAGTGCAGTTGGCAATAGAAAGACACAATCCTCGTAATTCGTAA